The Polynucleobacter necessarius genome window below encodes:
- a CDS encoding CysB family HTH-type transcriptional regulator yields MNLHQFRFVREAVRQNFNLTTAAKALFTSQPGVSKAIIELEDELGVEIFRRHGKRIRCLTEPGKRIFSSIERILDEVETLKRVGKDFASQDQGSFAIATTHTQARYALPQVLTEFTKRFPKVKVSIQQGSPGQIAELLIHDRADIAIATEGIANTPGVLALPGYQWQHVLMVPLSHPLLNQATLTLEEIAKYPIITYDKAFAGRSKIDAAFAPRNITPEIILEAIDADVIKTYVETGMGIGIVAGHAYDPDRDRNLKTLPAGHLFGNNVTHLGVKQGAYLRSFVYTFIELFSPTLTKKIVEQAMSNEADSYEI; encoded by the coding sequence ATGAATCTTCATCAATTTCGCTTTGTTCGGGAAGCCGTTAGGCAAAACTTCAACCTCACCACCGCTGCAAAGGCGCTCTTTACCTCTCAGCCAGGTGTATCGAAGGCGATTATCGAACTCGAAGACGAATTAGGCGTCGAGATTTTCCGTCGCCACGGCAAGCGAATCCGCTGCTTAACTGAGCCCGGCAAACGCATCTTCAGCTCAATTGAGCGCATTCTCGATGAAGTAGAAACCTTAAAAAGGGTTGGTAAAGATTTTGCAAGCCAAGATCAGGGTAGTTTTGCGATCGCTACTACTCATACACAAGCGCGCTATGCGCTTCCTCAAGTACTCACCGAGTTTACGAAGCGTTTTCCAAAGGTCAAGGTAAGTATTCAGCAAGGTAGCCCTGGCCAAATTGCCGAACTACTCATACACGATCGTGCAGATATTGCAATTGCTACTGAAGGGATTGCCAACACTCCTGGAGTGCTTGCTTTACCAGGGTATCAATGGCAACACGTCCTCATGGTGCCACTCAGCCACCCTCTTCTCAATCAGGCCACTCTGACATTGGAGGAGATCGCCAAGTATCCCATCATCACTTATGACAAAGCATTTGCAGGTCGCAGCAAAATAGATGCCGCCTTTGCGCCACGAAACATCACGCCAGAGATTATTTTGGAAGCCATTGATGCCGATGTAATCAAAACCTATGTAGAAACAGGAATGGGCATTGGTATTGTTGCTGGCCACGCATACGACCCCGATCGTGACCGCAATCTCAAAACGCTTCCCGCTGGACACTTATTCGGCAATAACGTCACCCATCTTGGCGTAAAGCAAGGAGCTTACTTACGCTCTTTTGTTTATACCTTCATTGAGCTCTTCTCACCTACACTTACGAAGAAAATCGTTGAACAAGCTATGTCAAACGAAGCAGATTCTTATGAAATCTAA
- a CDS encoding YebC/PmpR family DNA-binding transcriptional regulator has product MAGHSKWANIQHRKGRQDEKRGKIWTKLINEITVAAKLGGGDVATNPRLRLAIDKAKDSNIPNDNVQRAIQRGTGSLESENYEEIRYEGYGINGTAMIVDCLTDNRTRTVAEVRHAFNKNGGNMGTEGSVAFLFKHCGQMLFAPGTSEGLLMEVALDAGAEDIITHDDGSLEVLSPVPDFSKVQDAINKAGLKPALATVAMRPETEIALEGEQAESMQKLLDALENLDDVQEVFTNAAL; this is encoded by the coding sequence ATGGCTGGCCATTCGAAATGGGCAAATATTCAGCACCGTAAAGGTCGTCAAGACGAAAAACGCGGCAAGATTTGGACCAAGCTCATTAACGAAATTACCGTGGCTGCCAAACTGGGCGGTGGCGATGTTGCTACCAATCCCCGTTTACGCCTGGCAATTGATAAAGCCAAAGATTCCAATATACCCAATGACAACGTGCAAAGAGCGATTCAACGCGGCACTGGCTCACTTGAGAGTGAGAACTACGAGGAGATACGTTACGAGGGTTATGGAATCAATGGCACTGCCATGATCGTCGATTGCTTAACCGATAACCGCACCCGTACCGTTGCTGAAGTTCGTCATGCCTTCAATAAAAACGGAGGGAATATGGGTACGGAAGGTTCTGTTGCTTTTCTGTTTAAGCATTGCGGTCAAATGTTGTTTGCACCAGGCACAAGTGAAGGCCTACTAATGGAAGTAGCATTGGATGCTGGTGCCGAAGATATCATCACTCACGATGATGGCTCACTTGAGGTGTTATCCCCAGTTCCTGATTTTTCAAAAGTACAAGATGCGATCAATAAGGCAGGGCTTAAGCCTGCACTAGCAACCGTCGCAATGCGTCCCGAAACTGAAATCGCCCTAGAGGGTGAGCAAGCAGAAAGTATGCAGAAGTTGTTGGATGCCCTAGAGAATCTCGATGATGTTCAAGAAGTATTTACTAACGCCGCACTTTAA
- the hemF gene encoding oxygen-dependent coproporphyrinogen oxidase, with protein sequence MDIAALKDYFLGLQDRITSAMGALDGKAFVADEWHKPEDSKLKGYGRTCILAGGNILEKGGVGFSHVRGEQMPPSASHHHPEVAGRSFEAMGVSLVFHPYNPKAPTTHMNVRCFIAQAPDKDPVWWFGGGFDLTPYYGVDEDCTHFHQTAKDALDPCGEELYPRFKKWCDEYFYLKHREEPRGIGGVFFDDFNELGFEKSFAMTRAVGDAFINAYLPIVQRRYQDSFTVEEKAFQEYRRGRYVEYNLIFDRGTIFGLHSGGRTESILMSMPPVVQWWYDWQPKPGTPEAKLYDYYLKPHDWLA encoded by the coding sequence ATTGATATCGCCGCCCTAAAAGATTATTTTTTAGGCCTACAAGATCGCATCACAAGCGCGATGGGCGCTCTAGATGGAAAGGCTTTTGTTGCTGATGAATGGCACAAGCCGGAAGATAGCAAACTCAAAGGATATGGTCGTACTTGCATTTTGGCTGGCGGTAATATCCTAGAAAAAGGTGGGGTTGGTTTTTCACATGTCCGTGGCGAACAGATGCCACCCTCAGCATCACATCACCACCCAGAAGTGGCGGGACGCAGCTTTGAGGCGATGGGCGTATCACTGGTTTTTCACCCTTATAATCCTAAGGCTCCAACCACTCATATGAATGTACGCTGTTTTATTGCTCAGGCGCCTGATAAAGATCCGGTTTGGTGGTTTGGTGGCGGCTTTGATCTCACTCCCTATTACGGCGTAGATGAAGACTGCACGCACTTTCATCAAACCGCTAAGGATGCGTTAGACCCATGTGGTGAGGAACTTTATCCCCGCTTCAAAAAATGGTGTGATGAATATTTTTATCTAAAACATCGCGAGGAGCCTCGTGGTATTGGCGGCGTTTTCTTTGACGACTTTAATGAATTGGGATTTGAAAAGAGTTTTGCAATGACTCGCGCAGTTGGTGATGCATTCATAAACGCTTACCTTCCTATCGTGCAACGTCGCTATCAAGATAGCTTCACTGTGGAAGAAAAGGCCTTCCAAGAATATCGCCGCGGTCGTTACGTAGAGTACAATCTGATCTTCGATAGAGGCACTATCTTTGGCCTGCACTCTGGTGGTCGTACAGAATCGATTTTGATGTCCATGCCACCGGTAGTGCAATGGTGGTATGACTGGCAACCCAAGCCTGGAACTCCTGAGGCTAAGCTATACGATTACTACTTGAAGCCACATGACTGGCTGGCCTGA
- the purD gene encoding phosphoribosylamine--glycine ligase, with product MKILLIGFGGREHALAWKLAQSPQAQKIYVAPGNGGTATAKQTAAGIENLPITGLQELADFAKREKIHLAVVGPEAPLAAGIVDVFRNNGLRIFGPSQLAAKLESSKNFSKAFMKRHGIPTADYQTFSSALEAHAYLDAQGAPIVIKADGLAAGKGVVVAMNLEEAHAAVDMMLADNKLGNAGARVVIEEFLTGEEASFIVLVDGKNVLALATSQDHKRLLDADQGPNTGGMGAYSPAPVVTPEIHARALREVIMPTVKGMQADDTPYTGFLYAGLMITPDGKIKTLEFNCRMGDPETQPIMARLRSDLVDALDHAVDGRLNEVELEWDRRTALGVVLAAHNYPETPRTGDLITGIPADTEDQITFHAGTKLQDGEVVTSGGRVLCVVGLADTVRGAQQKAYEAIKHIQFDGMQYRKDIGYRAIK from the coding sequence ATGAAAATTTTATTGATCGGATTTGGTGGACGTGAACATGCACTTGCATGGAAGCTAGCTCAATCTCCACAAGCGCAAAAGATATATGTTGCCCCAGGTAATGGTGGCACAGCTACTGCCAAGCAAACTGCTGCAGGTATTGAAAATCTTCCCATTACAGGATTACAAGAGTTAGCAGATTTTGCAAAACGCGAAAAAATTCACCTGGCTGTTGTAGGTCCAGAGGCGCCCCTTGCTGCTGGCATAGTCGATGTCTTCCGCAATAATGGTCTTAGAATTTTTGGACCATCACAGTTAGCAGCCAAATTAGAATCCTCGAAGAATTTTTCAAAAGCGTTTATGAAACGTCATGGCATTCCTACCGCCGACTACCAGACCTTTAGCAGCGCTCTTGAAGCGCATGCCTATCTTGACGCACAAGGCGCGCCGATTGTGATCAAAGCCGATGGTCTGGCTGCTGGCAAAGGTGTAGTGGTCGCCATGAACTTGGAAGAAGCGCATGCAGCGGTTGACATGATGCTAGCTGACAATAAGCTGGGTAATGCTGGTGCAAGGGTTGTCATTGAAGAATTTCTAACTGGTGAAGAGGCTAGTTTTATTGTTTTAGTAGATGGCAAAAACGTTCTCGCTTTGGCAACTAGCCAAGATCACAAGCGCTTACTCGATGCTGATCAAGGTCCCAACACTGGCGGCATGGGAGCTTACTCCCCTGCTCCCGTTGTCACCCCTGAAATTCATGCGCGCGCATTACGTGAAGTCATCATGCCAACAGTTAAAGGGATGCAAGCAGATGACACTCCATATACCGGCTTCTTATATGCAGGTTTAATGATTACGCCCGATGGCAAGATCAAAACTTTAGAGTTTAATTGCCGTATGGGAGATCCAGAGACTCAGCCGATCATGGCGCGCTTGCGTAGCGATCTCGTCGATGCTTTAGATCATGCTGTAGATGGCCGACTTAACGAAGTTGAGTTGGAATGGGATCGACGCACTGCATTAGGTGTTGTGCTTGCAGCCCACAATTACCCAGAAACTCCACGCACTGGAGACCTTATCACTGGAATTCCGGCGGATACCGAGGACCAAATTACTTTCCATGCAGGCACTAAACTGCAAGATGGCGAGGTAGTTACTTCAGGTGGGCGTGTACTCTGCGTAGTAGGTCTTGCCGATACCGTTCGTGGTGCCCAACAAAAAGCGTACGAAGCGATTAAGCATATCCAGTTTGATGGCATGCAATATCGCAAAGATATTGGCTATCGCGCCATCAAATAA
- the lptG gene encoding LPS export ABC transporter permease LptG, producing the protein MKLLFPFIYERYLAKQIYVAFSFILFALVALFLFFDILTELGAVQGAYTLPLALLHVVLKAPSRISEIIPIAGLIGSIYVFAMLASQSEFTILRIAGLDVKRDLITLTKISLPLIVLTLIVSEWIGPYTEAKSDQIRMKALGSAYSSQFRTGVWVKDRLRDEDGSGPVRPGVRYVNVGKIDKDNAIHNIRMYEFNDSYHLLSIRNASSGYFDESGVWVLNDVVETRFKATKQSDPLNPVFSTQTLKHPMLTLESEVTPQILSVLLISPEKMSIVSLGRFISHLRDNKQDVQRHSIAFWKKIIYPFTIFVMLILALPFAYLKVRARSVGIKVFGGIMLGMSFQLFNSLFSNVGLLGSWPALITALASPLLYFLLALIGLRWVSKA; encoded by the coding sequence ATGAAGCTCCTTTTCCCCTTTATCTACGAGCGCTATTTAGCTAAGCAAATTTATGTAGCTTTTAGCTTCATCTTATTTGCCTTAGTAGCTTTATTTTTATTCTTTGACATATTGACTGAGCTTGGCGCAGTGCAAGGTGCATATACACTTCCCTTAGCACTACTCCATGTTGTCCTTAAAGCTCCTAGCCGTATCTCTGAAATCATTCCCATTGCAGGCTTAATCGGCAGTATTTATGTTTTTGCCATGCTCGCCAGTCAATCAGAATTCACCATCTTGCGCATCGCAGGTCTGGATGTTAAGCGAGATCTAATCACTCTTACCAAAATCTCACTGCCTCTGATTGTGCTCACACTCATCGTAAGCGAGTGGATTGGTCCTTATACCGAAGCAAAGTCAGATCAAATTCGGATGAAGGCGCTGGGCTCAGCCTATTCTTCCCAGTTTAGAACGGGAGTATGGGTAAAAGATCGTTTACGCGATGAAGATGGCAGTGGGCCTGTTCGTCCTGGTGTGCGCTATGTCAACGTTGGAAAAATTGACAAAGATAATGCAATTCACAATATTCGGATGTATGAATTTAATGACTCTTACCACCTGCTCTCGATTCGCAATGCATCTTCAGGGTATTTTGACGAGAGTGGCGTTTGGGTCTTAAACGATGTGGTCGAAACTCGCTTTAAAGCAACAAAACAGTCGGATCCTCTGAACCCAGTATTTTCCACACAAACTCTCAAGCATCCTATGCTGACTCTGGAATCAGAAGTCACGCCCCAAATTTTGAGCGTGTTATTGATAAGTCCTGAAAAAATGTCTATTGTCAGTTTGGGTCGCTTCATCTCTCACCTTCGTGATAACAAGCAAGACGTTCAGCGACATTCGATCGCATTTTGGAAAAAAATTATTTACCCGTTCACAATATTTGTAATGCTGATACTTGCACTGCCATTCGCCTATTTGAAGGTGCGCGCCAGAAGCGTTGGAATTAAGGTGTTTGGCGGCATTATGCTTGGCATGAGCTTTCAGCTGTTTAATTCGCTGTTCTCAAATGTGGGACTTTTGGGCTCTTGGCCAGCGTTGATCACTGCCTTAGCGTCACCCTTACTGTATTTCCTTTTGGCATTGATTGGTTTGCGCTGGGTCTCTAAGGCCTAA